One window from the genome of Paraclostridium sordellii encodes:
- the murC gene encoding UDP-N-acetylmuramate--L-alanine ligase yields MNIFFIGVGGISMSALAKICLNKGYNVFGSDSSDSHLLDGLRNQGATIYIGHKKEHITDDIDMVVYTAAVKSDNEELVAAREKNKLTMNRAAFLGQIMREYQNSVAVSGTHGKTSTTSMLSAIFEYADLDPTILVGGNLSIIGGNVKIGKSQNFITEACEYVDSFLNFNPKISIVLNIEEDHLDYFSGIDEIKASFNKFGKLLPYDGYFIINGDDENTKDILHEIKATVIKYGQKEGNNALIKDVKFNDEGHGIFSINYNGIDLGEFKLAVPGIHNIYNATGAILAALVSGVELETIRKNISLYGGVGRRFEIKGKYNNALVVDDYAHHPTELKATLSAAKKIKKNKLWCIFQPHTYTRTKSLLDEFSDAFYAADKVIITDIYAAREKDPGDIHSKDLVDKLYQNNVDVIYLSEFEDIAKYLAENITEDDLVITAGAGTVYKIGEMLLEMK; encoded by the coding sequence ATGAACATATTCTTTATAGGTGTTGGCGGTATAAGCATGAGTGCATTAGCCAAAATATGTTTAAATAAAGGTTATAACGTTTTTGGTTCAGATTCTTCTGATTCTCATTTATTAGATGGACTTCGTAATCAAGGCGCAACTATATATATCGGTCATAAAAAAGAACATATAACTGATGATATAGATATGGTAGTTTATACTGCTGCAGTTAAATCAGATAACGAAGAATTAGTTGCCGCTAGAGAAAAAAATAAATTAACTATGAATAGAGCTGCATTTTTAGGTCAGATAATGAGAGAATATCAAAATTCTGTAGCAGTTTCAGGTACTCATGGAAAAACATCTACAACATCAATGTTATCAGCTATCTTTGAATATGCAGACCTTGATCCAACAATATTAGTTGGTGGTAATTTAAGTATAATAGGTGGTAACGTTAAAATAGGTAAATCTCAAAACTTCATAACAGAAGCTTGTGAATATGTAGATAGTTTCTTAAACTTTAATCCGAAAATATCAATCGTTTTAAATATAGAAGAAGATCATCTAGACTATTTCTCAGGTATAGACGAAATAAAAGCGTCTTTTAATAAATTCGGAAAATTACTGCCTTATGACGGCTACTTTATAATAAACGGAGACGATGAAAATACTAAAGATATATTACATGAAATAAAGGCCACTGTTATTAAATACGGTCAAAAAGAAGGTAATAACGCTTTAATTAAAGATGTTAAGTTTAACGATGAAGGACACGGTATATTCAGTATAAACTACAATGGAATAGATTTAGGTGAATTTAAACTTGCTGTCCCTGGAATACACAATATTTATAATGCTACAGGAGCAATATTAGCTGCTTTAGTTTCTGGTGTTGAATTAGAAACTATAAGAAAAAATATTTCTTTATATGGTGGAGTAGGTAGAAGATTTGAAATTAAAGGTAAGTATAATAATGCTTTAGTTGTTGATGACTACGCTCACCATCCAACAGAACTAAAAGCAACATTGTCTGCTGCAAAGAAAATAAAGAAAAATAAATTATGGTGTATATTCCAACCTCATACTTATACAAGAACTAAATCATTACTAGATGAATTCTCTGATGCTTTTTATGCAGCTGATAAAGTTATAATAACAGATATCTATGCAGCTCGTGAAAAAGACCCAGGTGACATACATTCGAAAGATTTAGTTGATAAATTATATCAAAATAATGTTGATGTAATTTACTTAAGCGAATTCGAAGATATAGCTAAATACTTAGCTGAAAATATTACTGAAGATGATTTAGTAATAACAGCAGGTGCTGGTACAGTATATAAAATTGGTGAAATGCTTCTAGAAATGAAATAA
- the purR gene encoding pur operon repressor yields the protein MKFKRTERIGAIVKILSDNPNKIFTLSYFTSKFNSAKSTISEDLIVVKNVFEKLELGQVITISGAAGGVKYIPKTSKSENEEFLLNLCEEIKDPSRILSGGFLYLIDLIYDPRVASKIGKIFASNIDYSEADYVVTMETKGIPMALMTAKAMNLPLVIIRKDTKVSEGPTLSMTYVSGNNSKVESMSLPRKAVKPGSKVILIDDFMRGGGTIKGMMQLMNEFGAEVIGKGVFISTAKPTEKMVKDYISLIKIDVINNEVVNVEPNLQTFKEEYWATDIKDLIEDETKEIDNLEK from the coding sequence ATGAAGTTTAAAAGAACGGAGCGTATAGGTGCGATAGTTAAAATACTATCAGATAATCCTAATAAAATATTTACATTAAGCTATTTCACATCTAAGTTCAACTCAGCTAAATCTACAATAAGTGAAGATTTAATAGTTGTAAAAAATGTATTTGAAAAGCTAGAATTAGGTCAAGTAATAACCATATCGGGAGCTGCAGGTGGAGTTAAGTATATACCTAAAACATCTAAATCAGAAAATGAAGAGTTTTTATTAAATTTATGCGAAGAAATCAAGGATCCATCTAGAATTCTTTCAGGAGGATTTTTATACTTAATAGATTTAATATATGATCCAAGAGTTGCATCTAAAATAGGTAAAATATTTGCATCAAATATAGATTATTCAGAAGCTGATTATGTTGTTACTATGGAAACTAAAGGTATACCTATGGCACTTATGACAGCTAAGGCTATGAATTTACCTCTAGTAATAATAAGAAAAGATACAAAAGTATCTGAAGGACCGACACTTAGTATGACATATGTAAGTGGTAATAATTCAAAAGTAGAAAGCATGAGTTTACCTAGAAAAGCGGTCAAGCCAGGAAGTAAAGTTATATTAATTGATGACTTTATGAGAGGCGGGGGGACTATAAAAGGAATGATGCAACTTATGAATGAGTTTGGTGCTGAAGTTATAGGTAAGGGAGTATTTATATCTACAGCTAAACCAACTGAAAAAATGGTTAAGGACTACATATCTTTAATAAAAATAGATGTAATTAATAACGAGGTTGTAAATGTAGAACCGAACCTTCAAACTTTTAAAGAGGAATATTGGGCAACGGATATTAAGGATTTAATCGAAGATGAGACAAAGGAAATCGACAATTTAGAAAAATAA
- the spoVG gene encoding septation regulator SpoVG translates to MKITDVRVRKLTDEGKMKCIVSLTFNNLFVVHDIKVIEGHNGLFIAMPSRKIGEGNFRDIAHPINAEMRQMLEDEVLKAYHEAVSQLEVAAE, encoded by the coding sequence ATGAAAATAACTGACGTTAGGGTGAGAAAATTAACTGATGAGGGGAAAATGAAATGTATAGTTTCATTAACTTTCAATAATTTATTTGTTGTACATGATATAAAGGTTATAGAAGGTCATAATGGATTATTCATAGCTATGCCAAGCAGAAAAATAGGAGAAGGTAATTTTAGAGATATAGCACATCCTATAAATGCTGAAATGAGACAAATGTTAGAAGATGAAGTTTTAAAAGCTTACCACGAGGCAGTATCTCAATTAGAAGTAGCTGCTGAATAG